The nucleotide window GCGTCACGAAGCGTTGCGCCTCGGCGGTCATGACGACATGGACGGCGTGGCCGTTGCGGGTGAGCTGGCTGGCCAGGTCCACGGCCTTGTGGGCGGCGATGGATCCGGTCACCCCAAGGACGATGTTGGCGGGGCGATTCACGGGCGGAGGGTTGTGAGGCTTCCATCGATGACCAGGCGCCGGGTCCGTCGGGCACGGAGCCGCTCCGCTGCGAGGATGTGCTCCATGGCGGCGAGATCCTCGTCCTTGCCGGCGCTGACGATGACGTAGTCAAAAGTCGGCCAGCGGTCCACTTCGTCGCGGGCCGCGGCGAGGCGACGTTCGATGACGCCGGGCGCGTCCTGATTGCGTCCGGTGAGGCGTCGTTGGAGTTCGTCCCAGGAAGGCGGCATGAGGAAGGCCGAGACGAGGGCGGGGCCGAGGACGGGATCGCCGCTGGCGGCGACGCGGCGGACGGCTTCGGCGCCCTGGACATCGACGGTCAGGAGGACATCGCGGCCGGCCTCGAGGCGGCGGACGACTTCCGAGCGGAGGGTGCCGTAGCGGTTGCCATAGACCTCGGCATGTTCGAGGAAGGCGTCTTCGGCGAGGCGCTGGTCGAAGGCGGGCCGGTCGAGGAAATAATAATCGACGCCATCGCGTTCTCCGGGGCGTGCGGGCCGGGTGGTGCAGGTGACGGCGCGATCGAGGTTGGGCTGGGTTTCGAGGAGGCGCTGGCCCACGGTGGTTTTTCCGGCGCCGGAGGGGGCGGAGAGGAGGAGGAGGAGCGGGGCGACAGTCCGTTCGGGCATGGGGTTATTCGATGTTCTGGGCCTGTTCGCGGATGCGTTCGAGTTCGGTCTTGAGGCGGACCACCTCGTGGGCGATGGGGGCGTCGTTGGCCTTGGCGCCGATGGTGTTGACCTCGCGATTCATTTCCTGGACGAGGAAATCGAGCAGGCGTCCGACCGGTTCGGCCTGGGAAAGGGCGGCGGCGAACTGCACGAAATGGCTTTCGAGGCGGGTGAGCTCCTCGGTGATGTCGGAGCGATCGGCGAACAGGGCGACCTCCTTGAGGAGGCGTTCCTGGTCTTCCGGGCCAAGGGGCAGGCCGGCTGCGGCGATCCGCTCGTGCAACTGGCTGCGGTAATGCTGGGCGACCTGCGGGGCCCGCTGGCGGATGGCTTGGACGGCGGTTTTGAGGATCGTCAGCCGCTGGGCCAGATCGCCGGCAAGGTGGGCGCCCTCCTGATCTCGCAGGCGGACGAACTGTTCCAGGGCGGCGGCCAGCGCGGCGGACACCGAGGGCCAGAACGCCTCGGCGTCTTCAGGCTCCTCGTCGGGTTCCATGACCCCGGGGGCGCGGAGGATGACTTCCAGGGAGGGGCGATCCTGGATTCCGAGTTCGCGGGCCAGATCCGAGAACTCGCGGGCGTAGGCGCCGGCCAGCGTCCGGTTGATCCGCACCCGATCGGCCCGACGGGCATCCCCCGCGTGAAGCGTCACCCGCACGCTGACGCGGCCGCGGGAGAGGTGCCGGTGGATTTCGTCGCGCATACGGGCTTCGAGCACGTCCAGATCCCTGGGCAGGTTGATGGCAATCTCCCCCTGCTTCCGGTTCACCGAGCTCAGCTCGACGGTCACCTGGCACCCATCGTGGGCGCTCTGTCCACAGCCGTATCCGGTCATCGACCTCATCTGCGGACCGGGAGATAGCGGGGAACCGGGGGGCGAGGCGATCCTTCTTTTGCCGGGGGCGTCGGGGGAATGGCGGCGGGGAGCGGAGATTCTTGCGCTCGCCCCCTCCATTCGTAGCCTCGGCGAATGATCTTCCCGCTGGTTGCCGCGCCACCCGTGGCGGTTCGAATCGCCCGCGCGACCGTGGCGTGTGTCTGCCTCGCCGGGCTGTTGCTGACCGGCTGCGGCCGTTCCCAACGGTCCATCGAGGATGAGTTCCAGCGCTTGTCGCGGCAGGGACAGGCGTTCTACGAATCCGGCGAACCGGACCGGGCGGTCGAGGTGTTCCGGCAGGCGGCCGCCCTGCAACCGGTCCATCCCGACGCCCGCCAGAACCTCGCCAACGCCCTGCTCCGCGCCAACGATCCGGCCGCCGCCGCCGCTGAAGCTCGGGAACTGATCCGCCTCAACCAGAGTCTGGGGGCAGCCCATTACCTGCTGGGCGCCGCCCTCCTGCGCCAGGGACTGGCGGAGGCGGCCCTGACCGAACTGCAGACGGCCAAGGATTACGACCACACCGTCAACGCCGTAAGCTACCTCCTGGGGCGCGCCTACCAGGAGCTGGGGCAGTTCGAGGAGGCGGCGGAGTTGTTTGAGGAGGTGATCCAATTCGAGGCGGACCACCCCTCGGCCCACTACAATCTCAGCCAGGTCCTGACCCGGCTGGACCGTGCCGACGAGGCCGCCCGGGCGCTCGATAGCCACCGCACCCTCCTTGCCCAGCGCGCCGGCGCCACCATCGACCAGTCCACGGTCGAGGCGTGCGAGTACACGCAGATCCGCGCCCCGTTCCGGCTCGACCAGCCCGACGGCCGGGGGGTGGCGGTCACCTTCGTCGATGTCACCGCGGAATTCCTCGGTGACGACGCCGCGCGGTTCGCCGCCCCGCTGGCCGTCCTCGACATCAACCACCGCGGCACCAACGACCTGTTCGTGCGCGACGGCGACGCGCAGTTCCGGCTGCTCCGGAATGTCGGGTCCCGTTTCGAACCCGAGGCCGGCGCGGTGACCGTCACGGCGGGGGCGCGGTACTCGCGGGTCCTGGTGGGCGATCTCAACCGGGACCGTTACGAGGACATTGTCATTCTGGGCGATGGCGGACTGCACGCGCTGCGGCTGGCCACCAACGGGACCATGACTGACGTCACCGCGTTCTCGAACCTGCGCGATCTGCCGGCGGTGGACGGACTGCTCACGGACCTGGACTTCACGGGCAACCTCGATCTGGTGCTGGTCACACCCGGTTCCCGATCCCTCCAGGTCTGGCGCAACCTCGGCAACATGTACTTCACCAACGCCACGGCAGCCTCCGGGTTTCCGACGGACGCCACGGATGTCACCGCGCTGATCGCCGACGACTGGAACGGCGACGAAATGAACGACTACTTCCTGGTCCGCGCCGGGGCGCCCCCGACGCTGGTGGCCCAGCAACGGGGCGGTCCGCTCGCCCCGGCGCCCCAACCACCGGAATGGCCTGCGGCCTCGGTCCTTGCCGTGGGCGACCTCAACAACGATCTCCGCAACGATCTGGTGATGGCCGAGGGCGACCGCCTCACCATCCTGTTCAACGGGTTCACCGACCCGTTGATCCTGCCGCTCGGCGGGGCGCGCGTCCGGTCGCTGCTGCTGGTGGATTACGACAACGACGGATGGCTCGACGTGATGGCGGCGACCGACGTCGGGCTGAAGGCCTGGCGCAACCTGGGCCAGGCCGGATTCCGCGAGACCACCTCGGCCCTGGGACTGGCGCGGGGGGTTGACCGGCCCGTTGCGGCCCTGGTGGCCGCCGATTTCGACAACGATGGCGACACCGACCTGGTCCTGGCCCTCGAAGGGGGTGGCCTGCGGGTGCTCCGGAACCAGGGCGGCAACGCCAACCGGCAGCTCAAACTGCGCCTCCTGGGAACCCGATCGAACCCGAGCGGGCTGGGCATCCGCATCGAACTCACCTCCGGGAACTGGCGCGCCCTGCGGACCGTTCACCAGTTGCCGATCGAAATCGGCGTCGGGCGCCATGAGAAGATCGACACCCTCAATGTCCGCTGGTTCGACACGCTCAGCACCGACGTGGATACGCCGGTGATCGCCGGCGAACAGCTCGCCCTTATCGAACTCATCCGGCCCACGGGTTCCTGTCCGTATCTGTACCGGTGGGACGGCACCCGGTTCGCCTTTGTCACCGACCTCCTGGGCGCCGCGCCGCTGGGGTTGCCGGTCGCCCCGGGACGCCTGATCGAGGCCAATCCCGAGGAACTGGTCCGGGTGGGCGACGATTCAAACTTCCGCCCCCTGGACGGATCGTACGTGCTGCAGATCACCGAGGAACTGCGCGAAGTCCTGTACCTCGATACCGCGCAGTTGTGGGTGGTCGATCATCCCGCGGACACCGAGGTCCATCCCCGCGACAAGCTCGTTCCCGGGCGCCCGTTCCCGCCGTCCGAACCGGTCCTGCTCCACCGCCCCGTACCGCTGCGGCAGGCCCACGACCTTGATGGGGTGGACGTGACGGAAGCGCTGGTGGTCGAGGATGGGCACATGGTTTCGCCCCGGCAATTGCGGCCCCCGCAGCAGCGCGGGTACGCCGAACCCCACGGTGTCGTGCTGGACTTCGGCCCGCTGGAGGTCGCCCGTCCGTTGACGCTGGTTCTCAACGGCTGGCTGCGGTTTGGCGGTGGCATGGCCAACATCGCCGCCTCCCGCGATCCGGAGATCCCCTTCCCCTTCCCCCGGCTCGAGGTGGAACACGGCACGGCCTGGGAACCCGTCGACGTCGTGGTGGGCGCCCCGTGCGGCAAGACCAAGACCATCCTTGTCGAACTCGATGGACTTCTGCCGCCCGGCGCCCGCCGGCTGCGCCTGACCACCGCCTTCGAGATCCACTGGGATCGCATCGCCCTCCTCGAAAGGGTCCGCTCGGAGGAACCCGGCATGCCTTGGACCCTCACCCGCCTGGCGCCCGATCGCACCGATCTGCATTGGCGGGGGTATTCCGAATTCGAGGATCGCCCGTGGACCCAACCGCTCACCCCGGACTACGCCCGGGTTCGGTCCTGGCCGGACTGGCGGATCACGCCCAGCGGCTGGTGCACCCGCTACGGAGCGGTGGACGAACTGCTGGCCGGGCGCGATGGAGGGCTGGTGATCCTCAACGGCGGGGATGAACTCACCCTTTCATTCGCCGCCGACCGCCTGCCGGCCCCATCCCCGGGAAGCCGGCGAACCTACTTTCTCTGGACGGTCGGCTGGGACAAGGACGCGGACTTCCATGTGGTGGCCGGCGATCGCATCGAGCCGTTGCCGTGGGAAGGCATGGACGACCAGCAGTACGGCCAGGAAACGCGCCCCCCCCACCCCGGCGACGTCCTCAATGCGCGCTACAACACCCGGTGGGTCGGCCCCATGGCCCGCACCCGGCTGGCCGCACCCTCGCGGCCCTGACCCGGGGCGACGGCACTCGCATGGATCTCCGGCGGGGGACTCGCGGATCCCGCCCCTCCGACAGCAGCAGAGGGCTGAAATCGGAGGGGCCGGATCGATCGCCGCTGAGCCAGGGTCAGGACGCGCGGGAACGACGGATGAGCCCCACGCCCATCAACCCGGCCGCCAGCAGGGCAAGAACCGATCCGCCGTCGGGAACGCCGGTCGGGGGCGGCGGAATCACCGGTCGCAGTTCGGCATCGATGGTGAACGCGATGTCCGTAAAGTCCTCGTCCGACAACCCGGTGCGGGTGAGATCTTCGAAGGTGAACAGAGTGACCCCGTTCGCGACGAAGGAGAGCATCTGGTCGAGTTCCCCCGGATTGGCGTCGGACACGGAGAACAGGGGTGCGCGCAGGCTGCTGATGACGGTTTGCGAGGGGTAAAACAGGCTTGGGTTGGCGAGAAACGCCCCCACGGAGTTGTCGGGCACAATGAAGAAGCCCAACTCGGTGCCACCCGGCACCACCACCGTCCGCGTGGCACCCGGGTTGTCCACGGCGTCATTGAAGATCGACACCCCGGCTCCGATGGCCTGCTCCGCGTAGAGTTGCTTCTGGCTGACCGGATCCGCCACCACCGACCCGATGGGATACATCCCGAAGTCGAACAGAAACGCCCCGGTGTCGCGCATGAATGTGAAGGTCAACGTCGTGTCCGTCCCCGCCGCACCCGGAACGATGAACGAATTGGCCGTGGTCTCGGAGGCCGCATTGCCCGCGCCGATCCCGACCTGATTCAGGAGGTTGGGGACGTCGGAGCCGACGCCATCGCCGAAGTGGGTGACGGTGTTGGCAAGTGCGGGCACAAGACCCAGGCCGAGGAAGACTGCGACAGACTTTACGAGGGTTTTCATAGGCCATTTGGGCAGGGTTTGGGTTGATGGACCACAGGGGAGTTTCATGGGGAAAAATCACTAGACATATACCCTACCCGTCAATCCCCCGTTTGGGTGAACCAGCCGATGCGATGGAGGAGGTCCACAGCGGCGTGGCGGCTGTTCACGCGAAGCTTGCGATAAAGGGCCTTGAGCTGGCTGCGGAGGGTCTCTGGACGCTTTCCAAGCCGTTGGGCGAGTTCGGACAGGGTGACATCCTCGCCCAGGCGGCGGGCCAGTTGGTCCTCCGCCGGAGAGAGCGCCACGGCTTGGCGACGTCGGTTCGCGGTGAGGAGCAGCGGCGCGAAAGGAGGATGGGGCATGCGGCAGGTTAGCCAGCCCCGTCCGCCCCCTGCCGTCGCAAAAATGTCGTAAAATGAGCGTAGGAACCGGCTGACGCCGGGACACCGAACGGGGCGTCAACAACTTTACAACTTGTCAGACTTTTTGCTGTTGACTGGGACTTGGGCAGCGGCGGTTCGGTTTCCACGCTTTAGCGTGTCGGGACTTGGGAGACTGGAACGTGTCGAGTTAATAGGTCTGACATATTCTTGTTGACCACTGGAGTTAGTAGGTCTGACACATTAATGTTGACCATTCTTATAATAATGAGCCAGGCGTCTTGCTGTTGACGACGGCTTCACGATGGGTTCCCGAACGCGTCGGTCCGTGGTGCAGCCTCGTGGTGCAGCCTCGGGGTGCGGCCTCCGGGGTGCTCCAAAGGTCGCCGGGATCGCCGGGGTCCACGGGTCCGCACGGCGAACGCCAGGTGGCTGCCCCGGCCGACGTCATGTCCTGCCATTGGGGTCAGAAATGCCGGGGCCGGGAGAATCGTGCGGTTCGGAATTGCCACATTGAATCGGGGCCCGGCATGCTCGCCACGTTCCCCGAGGATTCGCGAAACGGCCGCCTGCCGGGCGGGCGGCTGGCGCATGGTGTCCCGCCCTGCCCGGTTTGGGCGAAGGGTGCGGGCGAGGGCACGCGACGGACCGCGGGGGTTCCATTCAACAACCGAACGAACCTACGAAACGATTCCCACGATGAGAAGCGATCCACTGAAGATAAGGAGCGGCCGGTTCTGGGCGGCGGGACTGATGGCCGCGGCGGCCCTGACGGCCTCGAACGCATCCGGCGCCACGCTGGCGGACGGTCTTGTCTCCTACTGGCCCCTGGATGACGTGGTGGGGACCAAGACGCCGGACCTGGTCAGCGGGTACGACATGGAGCTGCAGAACCTGACTGCGGCGGACCTGGTGGAAGGACGGGTGGGCCGGGCCTTCCAGTTCGACAACGCGCGCCAGACACTCCTGCGGCGGGTGAACAGCCCCGGGGAACAGCTGCCGATCAACCAGCATCCGGCTTTCACCATCGCCTTCTGGGCCAAGGTGAACGGAACGGGATTGAACGATCTCCGCCTGTTTTCCGAGGGCAGCACGACGGACAACAATCCGCTGTTCAATCTGGGCACGCACAGCGGCGGAGCCAACGGGCAGCTCGATCTGTTCTTCCGGCAGACAGGGTTCACCACGGTCGATCACATCCGCAGCGAAGGAGAACCCCTGGACGGCGAGTGGCACCACATCGTTTTCGTGCAGGAGGAGGATGGGGCGCGCGCCCTGTATTTCGACGGGATACGGGATCCCCTGGAGATTCTGGCGAAGGAACCGGGCGAGTGGCTGGTCAACACCACCACCATCGGCGGCATCCTGCGGGCCAATCCCACCCACTGGCTGACGGGGGTGATGGACGACGTGGTGCTGTGGAGCCGGGCCCTGACGCCGGCCGAAATTCAGCAGGTGGCCACCGAAGGCCTGGTCAGCGTCTTCCCTCCCTTGACCCGCGGGCTGGTGGCCTACTGGCCGTTGGATGAGGTCATTGGCAGCAAGACCCCGGACCTTGCCAGCGGCTATGACATGGAATTGCAGAACCTGAGCGCGGCGGACCTGATCGACGGCAGGATCGGCAAGGCCTTCCAGTTCGACAACGCGCGCCAGACGCTCCTGCGTCGGGTGAACAGCCCGGGCGAACTCCTTCCGATCAATCAGCATCCGGCACTGACCATCTCGTTCTGGGCCAAGGTGGACGGAATGGGGTTGAACGATCTCCGCCTGTTTTCCGAAGGCAGCACCACGGACAACAATCCGCTGTTCAACCTGGGCACCCACAGCGGCGGAGCCAACGGGCAACTCGATCTGTTCTTCCGGCAAACAGGGTTCACCACGGTCGATCATCTTCGCAGCGAGGGGGAACCACTGGATGGCGAGTGGCGCCACATCGTGTTCGTGCAGGAGGAGGACGGGGCGCGGGCGCTCTATTTCGACGGGGTGCGCGATCCGTTGGAAATCCCGGCCAAGGAACCGGGCGCGTGGCTGCTCAACACCACCACCATCGGCGGCATCCTGCGGGCCAATCCCACCCACTGGCTGACCGGCGCAATGGACGACGTGGCCCTGTGGAGCCGCGCGTTGAGCGAGGCGGAGGTGCAGACGGTGTACACCTCGGGCACCCCGGTGCCGTTCTCGAAGCCGCAACCGCTCGCCATCCGCAGCTTTGCCGCCGATCTGCCGGCGGTCGCCGTCGGCGACCCGGTGACCCTGCGCTGGGACGTCACCAGCAACGTCGATGTCGAGATCGATCAGGGCGTGGGCAATGTGACGGCGATGACCATTGCCGGTCTCGGCTCCACGACCGTCACCCTGGACGTCAGCCGCACCTTCACCCTGACACTGCGCCGCGGGACGGAAACCCTGTCGCAGTCGCTCCAGGTGGCGGCCATCGCCAATGTCGCGTCCGGCTGGACCCTGATCGAAAACTTCGACCGGTACCCGGTCGGGCTCTTGAACGGCAACGGCGGGTGGTTCGACTTGGTTGCCAACGGCCTCTCGGTCGTCGAGCGCAACGGCAATCATCTCCTCTCCCCCGACCGCGCCGAGGTCGCGGCGGTGCTGCCGCTGCGGGATCTGACCATTTCTGAGGGGCAGCAGCGGACGTTGTTCTTCCGCGTGTTCACCACCGAGCAGGTGGGCGAGGCGATTCGCACCCTGGTGGGCGTGACCGACCGGCGCCTCCGCTTCGGGGGCGACGTGAACAACAACATCGGACCGGCGGCGATCATCAGCGACGAGTGGG belongs to Verrucomicrobiia bacterium and includes:
- the gmk gene encoding guanylate kinase codes for the protein MPERTVAPLLLLLSAPSGAGKTTVGQRLLETQPNLDRAVTCTTRPARPGERDGVDYYFLDRPAFDQRLAEDAFLEHAEVYGNRYGTLRSEVVRRLEAGRDVLLTVDVQGAEAVRRVAASGDPVLGPALVSAFLMPPSWDELQRRLTGRNQDAPGVIERRLAAARDEVDRWPTFDYVIVSAGKDEDLAAMEHILAAERLRARRTRRLVIDGSLTTLRP
- a CDS encoding YicC family protein produces the protein MRSMTGYGCGQSAHDGCQVTVELSSVNRKQGEIAINLPRDLDVLEARMRDEIHRHLSRGRVSVRVTLHAGDARRADRVRINRTLAGAYAREFSDLARELGIQDRPSLEVILRAPGVMEPDEEPEDAEAFWPSVSAALAAALEQFVRLRDQEGAHLAGDLAQRLTILKTAVQAIRQRAPQVAQHYRSQLHERIAAAGLPLGPEDQERLLKEVALFADRSDITEELTRLESHFVQFAAALSQAEPVGRLLDFLVQEMNREVNTIGAKANDAPIAHEVVRLKTELERIREQAQNIE
- a CDS encoding VCBS repeat-containing protein, with amino-acid sequence MIFPLVAAPPVAVRIARATVACVCLAGLLLTGCGRSQRSIEDEFQRLSRQGQAFYESGEPDRAVEVFRQAAALQPVHPDARQNLANALLRANDPAAAAAEARELIRLNQSLGAAHYLLGAALLRQGLAEAALTELQTAKDYDHTVNAVSYLLGRAYQELGQFEEAAELFEEVIQFEADHPSAHYNLSQVLTRLDRADEAARALDSHRTLLAQRAGATIDQSTVEACEYTQIRAPFRLDQPDGRGVAVTFVDVTAEFLGDDAARFAAPLAVLDINHRGTNDLFVRDGDAQFRLLRNVGSRFEPEAGAVTVTAGARYSRVLVGDLNRDRYEDIVILGDGGLHALRLATNGTMTDVTAFSNLRDLPAVDGLLTDLDFTGNLDLVLVTPGSRSLQVWRNLGNMYFTNATAASGFPTDATDVTALIADDWNGDEMNDYFLVRAGAPPTLVAQQRGGPLAPAPQPPEWPAASVLAVGDLNNDLRNDLVMAEGDRLTILFNGFTDPLILPLGGARVRSLLLVDYDNDGWLDVMAATDVGLKAWRNLGQAGFRETTSALGLARGVDRPVAALVAADFDNDGDTDLVLALEGGGLRVLRNQGGNANRQLKLRLLGTRSNPSGLGIRIELTSGNWRALRTVHQLPIEIGVGRHEKIDTLNVRWFDTLSTDVDTPVIAGEQLALIELIRPTGSCPYLYRWDGTRFAFVTDLLGAAPLGLPVAPGRLIEANPEELVRVGDDSNFRPLDGSYVLQITEELREVLYLDTAQLWVVDHPADTEVHPRDKLVPGRPFPPSEPVLLHRPVPLRQAHDLDGVDVTEALVVEDGHMVSPRQLRPPQQRGYAEPHGVVLDFGPLEVARPLTLVLNGWLRFGGGMANIAASRDPEIPFPFPRLEVEHGTAWEPVDVVVGAPCGKTKTILVELDGLLPPGARRLRLTTAFEIHWDRIALLERVRSEEPGMPWTLTRLAPDRTDLHWRGYSEFEDRPWTQPLTPDYARVRSWPDWRITPSGWCTRYGAVDELLAGRDGGLVILNGGDELTLSFAADRLPAPSPGSRRTYFLWTVGWDKDADFHVVAGDRIEPLPWEGMDDQQYGQETRPPHPGDVLNARYNTRWVGPMARTRLAAPSRP
- a CDS encoding DUF4114 domain-containing protein; amino-acid sequence: MKTLVKSVAVFLGLGLVPALANTVTHFGDGVGSDVPNLLNQVGIGAGNAASETTANSFIVPGAAGTDTTLTFTFMRDTGAFLFDFGMYPIGSVVADPVSQKQLYAEQAIGAGVSIFNDAVDNPGATRTVVVPGGTELGFFIVPDNSVGAFLANPSLFYPSQTVISSLRAPLFSVSDANPGELDQMLSFVANGVTLFTFEDLTRTGLSDEDFTDIAFTIDAELRPVIPPPPTGVPDGGSVLALLAAGLMGVGLIRRSRAS
- a CDS encoding helix-turn-helix transcriptional regulator, giving the protein MPHPPFAPLLLTANRRRQAVALSPAEDQLARRLGEDVTLSELAQRLGKRPETLRSQLKALYRKLRVNSRHAAVDLLHRIGWFTQTGD
- a CDS encoding LamG domain-containing protein, with protein sequence MRSDPLKIRSGRFWAAGLMAAAALTASNASGATLADGLVSYWPLDDVVGTKTPDLVSGYDMELQNLTAADLVEGRVGRAFQFDNARQTLLRRVNSPGEQLPINQHPAFTIAFWAKVNGTGLNDLRLFSEGSTTDNNPLFNLGTHSGGANGQLDLFFRQTGFTTVDHIRSEGEPLDGEWHHIVFVQEEDGARALYFDGIRDPLEILAKEPGEWLVNTTTIGGILRANPTHWLTGVMDDVVLWSRALTPAEIQQVATEGLVSVFPPLTRGLVAYWPLDEVIGSKTPDLASGYDMELQNLSAADLIDGRIGKAFQFDNARQTLLRRVNSPGELLPINQHPALTISFWAKVDGMGLNDLRLFSEGSTTDNNPLFNLGTHSGGANGQLDLFFRQTGFTTVDHLRSEGEPLDGEWRHIVFVQEEDGARALYFDGVRDPLEIPAKEPGAWLLNTTTIGGILRANPTHWLTGAMDDVALWSRALSEAEVQTVYTSGTPVPFSKPQPLAIRSFAADLPAVAVGDPVTLRWDVTSNVDVEIDQGVGNVTAMTIAGLGSTTVTLDVSRTFTLTLRRGTETLSQSLQVAAIANVASGWTLIENFDRYPVGLLNGNGGWFDLVANGLSVVERNGNHLLSPDRAEVAAVLPLRDLTISEGQQRTLFFRVFTTEQVGEAIRTLVGVTDRRLRFGGDVNNNIGPAAIISDEWGIGPMVGAVFGFQSPVDFYDPVLDELTPYNVWIDIVNGPFPADQSSTGDTFTIHVQRDGGPARTTILENYVSDRDPIGQADIGFTGRHLDSLVIGGRAAHSTTRTVLFDDVYLSKSGFNATVPRAFGYSEPVMPSTPAGLTVQRVGAEIDIAWTGGTLESAPAINGPWTPVAGAATSPYRTTAEGAQRYYRSRQ